The following coding sequences are from one Bombus terrestris chromosome 14, iyBomTerr1.2, whole genome shotgun sequence window:
- the LOC100648185 gene encoding RNA-binding protein lark isoform X9: MLKETPRSFSLPSLFRSAIFYVGKRVVCRCVLSDCFTEILTWFYNEPKMPGFSSVGTFKIFIGNLADKTSNADIKPLFEKYGKVVECDVVKNYGFVHMENEEAGRNAIQNLNGHIVHGQPIKCEAAKSRKGPNTPTTKIFVGNLTDNTKAPQVRELFAKYGTVVECDIVRNYGFVHLEATGDVNDAIKELNGQMVDGQPMKVQISTSRVRQRPGMGDPEQCYRCGRGGHWSKECPKGGMGGGPDRNGYRDRMFGRDPYPPPPPPPFLRDRLMGGGRFGDYESYYDRRGFEDTRDLYERRFTGMGSMRDTGFSRGNEYGMFSRRSPPPSGNNGRFRTR; encoded by the exons ATGTTGAAAGAGACGCCGCGCAGCTTTTCACTTCCCAGTCTGTTTCGATCCGCCATTTTTTACGTAGGAAAGCGTGTGGTTTGCCGTTGTGTTTTATCGGATTGTTTTACGGAAATACTGACTTG GTTCTACAACGAGCCGAAAATGCCGGGTTTTAGTAGCGTTGGcacatttaaaatttttatcggtAATTTAGCCGACAAAACATCAAATGCCGATATTAAACcactatttgaaaaatatggaaAGGTTGTAGAATGTGATGTGGTCAAAAATTACGGATTTGTG caTATGGAGAATGAAGAAGCAGGGAGAAATGCGATACAAAATTTGAATGGACATATAGTTCATGGACAGCCGATCAAATGTGAGGCTGCAAAGAGTCGTAAGGGACCTAATACTCCTACAACCAAAATATTTGTTGGCAATCTCACAGATAATACGAAAGCGCCTCAAGTGCGCGAGCTGTTTGCCAAGTATGGTACCGTTGTAGAATGCGATATCGTGAGAAATTACGGATTCGTCCATCTAGAAGCAACAGGTGATGTCAACGATGCCATCAAGGAACTCAATGGACAAATGGTGGATGGTCAACCGATGAAGGTTCAAATTTCTACAAGCAGAGTACGACAAAGGCCAGGAATGGGGGATCCTGAACAGTGCTATCGATGCGGTCGCGGCGGCCATTGGTCCAAGGAATGCCCAAAAGGAGGAATGGGAGGAGGACCGGATAGAAATGGATACAGAGACCGAATGTTTGGACGCGACCCGTATCCTccaccgccgccaccaccgTTCCTTCGGGATCGGTTAATGGGTGGTGGCCGCTTTGGA GATTACGAAAGCTACTATGACAGGAGAGGCTTCGAGGACACCAGGGATCTCTACGAGAGGCGGTTTACGG GTATGGGATCCATGCGCGACACTGGCTTCTCCCGTGGTAACGAGTATGGCATGTTCAGCCGCCGATCACCCCCTCCAAGTGGCAACAATGGCCGGTTCAG GACACGATAG
- the LOC100648185 gene encoding RNA-binding protein lark isoform X4, producing the protein MLKETPRSFSLPSLFRSAIFYVGKRVVCRCVLSDCFTEILTWFYNEPKMPGFSSVGTFKIFIGNLADKTSNADIKPLFEKYGKVVECDVVKNYGFVHMENEEAGRNAIQNLNGHIVHGQPIKCEAAKSRKGPNTPTTKIFVGNLTDNTKAPQVRELFAKYGTVVECDIVRNYGFVHLEATGDVNDAIKELNGQMVDGQPMKVQISTSRVRQRPGMGDPEQCYRCGRGGHWSKECPKGGMGGGPDRNGYRDRMFGRDPYPPPPPPPFLRDRLMGGGRFGDYESYYDRRGFEDTRDLYERRFTGMTGPCDMGSSMCGLDFPPMTMPPLPPRRDPMPPMPPLGMGSMRDTGFSRGNEYGMFSRRSPPPSGNNGRFSRGMYEDFSRDSFEERRTR; encoded by the exons ATGTTGAAAGAGACGCCGCGCAGCTTTTCACTTCCCAGTCTGTTTCGATCCGCCATTTTTTACGTAGGAAAGCGTGTGGTTTGCCGTTGTGTTTTATCGGATTGTTTTACGGAAATACTGACTTG GTTCTACAACGAGCCGAAAATGCCGGGTTTTAGTAGCGTTGGcacatttaaaatttttatcggtAATTTAGCCGACAAAACATCAAATGCCGATATTAAACcactatttgaaaaatatggaaAGGTTGTAGAATGTGATGTGGTCAAAAATTACGGATTTGTG caTATGGAGAATGAAGAAGCAGGGAGAAATGCGATACAAAATTTGAATGGACATATAGTTCATGGACAGCCGATCAAATGTGAGGCTGCAAAGAGTCGTAAGGGACCTAATACTCCTACAACCAAAATATTTGTTGGCAATCTCACAGATAATACGAAAGCGCCTCAAGTGCGCGAGCTGTTTGCCAAGTATGGTACCGTTGTAGAATGCGATATCGTGAGAAATTACGGATTCGTCCATCTAGAAGCAACAGGTGATGTCAACGATGCCATCAAGGAACTCAATGGACAAATGGTGGATGGTCAACCGATGAAGGTTCAAATTTCTACAAGCAGAGTACGACAAAGGCCAGGAATGGGGGATCCTGAACAGTGCTATCGATGCGGTCGCGGCGGCCATTGGTCCAAGGAATGCCCAAAAGGAGGAATGGGAGGAGGACCGGATAGAAATGGATACAGAGACCGAATGTTTGGACGCGACCCGTATCCTccaccgccgccaccaccgTTCCTTCGGGATCGGTTAATGGGTGGTGGCCGCTTTGGA GATTACGAAAGCTACTATGACAGGAGAGGCTTCGAGGACACCAGGGATCTCTACGAGAGGCGGTTTACGGGTATGACAGGGCCCTGTGACATGGGAAGTTCCATGTGCGGGCTTGACTTTCCACCAATGACAATGCCACCTCTACCCCCAAGACGAGACCCAATGCCTCCTATGCCTCCTCTAGGTATGGGATCCATGCGCGACACTGGCTTCTCCCGTGGTAACGAGTATGGCATGTTCAGCCGCCGATCACCCCCTCCAAGTGGCAACAATGGCCGGTTCAG TAGAGGCATGTACGAGGACTTCAGCCGAGATTCATTTGAAGAGCGTAG GACACGATAG
- the LOC100648185 gene encoding RNA-binding protein lark isoform X2 has protein sequence MLKETPRSFSLPSLFRSAIFYVGKRVVCRCVLSDCFTEILTWFYNEPKMPGFSSVGTFKIFIGNLADKTSNADIKPLFEKYGKVVECDVVKNYGFVHMENEEAGRNAIQNLNGHIVHGQPIKCEAAKSRKGPNTPTTKIFVGNLTDNTKAPQVRELFAKYGTVVECDIVRNYGFVHLEATGDVNDAIKELNGQMVDGQPMKVQISTSRVRQRPGMGDPEQCYRCGRGGHWSKECPKGGMGGGPDRNGYRDRMFGRDPYPPPPPPPFLRDRLMGGGRFGDYESYYDRRGFEDTRDLYERRFTGMTGPCDMGSSMCGLDFPPMTMPPLPPRRDPMPPMPPLGMGSMRDTGFSRGNEYGMFSRRSPPPSGNNGRFSRGMYEDFSRDSFEERRPGLRGPSPSRRFAPY, from the exons ATGTTGAAAGAGACGCCGCGCAGCTTTTCACTTCCCAGTCTGTTTCGATCCGCCATTTTTTACGTAGGAAAGCGTGTGGTTTGCCGTTGTGTTTTATCGGATTGTTTTACGGAAATACTGACTTG GTTCTACAACGAGCCGAAAATGCCGGGTTTTAGTAGCGTTGGcacatttaaaatttttatcggtAATTTAGCCGACAAAACATCAAATGCCGATATTAAACcactatttgaaaaatatggaaAGGTTGTAGAATGTGATGTGGTCAAAAATTACGGATTTGTG caTATGGAGAATGAAGAAGCAGGGAGAAATGCGATACAAAATTTGAATGGACATATAGTTCATGGACAGCCGATCAAATGTGAGGCTGCAAAGAGTCGTAAGGGACCTAATACTCCTACAACCAAAATATTTGTTGGCAATCTCACAGATAATACGAAAGCGCCTCAAGTGCGCGAGCTGTTTGCCAAGTATGGTACCGTTGTAGAATGCGATATCGTGAGAAATTACGGATTCGTCCATCTAGAAGCAACAGGTGATGTCAACGATGCCATCAAGGAACTCAATGGACAAATGGTGGATGGTCAACCGATGAAGGTTCAAATTTCTACAAGCAGAGTACGACAAAGGCCAGGAATGGGGGATCCTGAACAGTGCTATCGATGCGGTCGCGGCGGCCATTGGTCCAAGGAATGCCCAAAAGGAGGAATGGGAGGAGGACCGGATAGAAATGGATACAGAGACCGAATGTTTGGACGCGACCCGTATCCTccaccgccgccaccaccgTTCCTTCGGGATCGGTTAATGGGTGGTGGCCGCTTTGGA GATTACGAAAGCTACTATGACAGGAGAGGCTTCGAGGACACCAGGGATCTCTACGAGAGGCGGTTTACGGGTATGACAGGGCCCTGTGACATGGGAAGTTCCATGTGCGGGCTTGACTTTCCACCAATGACAATGCCACCTCTACCCCCAAGACGAGACCCAATGCCTCCTATGCCTCCTCTAGGTATGGGATCCATGCGCGACACTGGCTTCTCCCGTGGTAACGAGTATGGCATGTTCAGCCGCCGATCACCCCCTCCAAGTGGCAACAATGGCCGGTTCAG TAGAGGCATGTACGAGGACTTCAGCCGAGATTCATTTGAAGAGCGTAG ACCGGGATTACGAGGGCCATCGCCGTCGCGCCGGTTCGCACCATACTAA
- the LOC100648185 gene encoding RNA-binding protein lark isoform X1 gives MLKETPRSFSLPSLFRSAIFYVGKRVVCRCVLSDCFTEILTWFYNEPKMPGFSSVGTFKIFIGNLADKTSNADIKPLFEKYGKVVECDVVKNYGFVHMENEEAGRNAIQNLNGHIVHGQPIKCEAAKSRKGPNTPTTKIFVGNLTDNTKAPQVRELFAKYGTVVECDIVRNYGFVHLEATGDVNDAIKELNGQMVDGQPMKVQISTSRVRQRPGMGDPEQCYRCGRGGHWSKECPKGGMGGGPDRNGYRDRMFGRDPYPPPPPPPFLRDRLMGGGRFGDYESYYDRRGFEDTRDLYERRFTGMTGPCDMGSSMCGLDFPPMTMPPLPPRRDPMPPMPPLGMGSMRDTGFSRGNEYGMFSRRSPPPSGNNGRFSRGMYEDFSRDSFEERRFILVTRPGLRGPSPSRRFAPY, from the exons ATGTTGAAAGAGACGCCGCGCAGCTTTTCACTTCCCAGTCTGTTTCGATCCGCCATTTTTTACGTAGGAAAGCGTGTGGTTTGCCGTTGTGTTTTATCGGATTGTTTTACGGAAATACTGACTTG GTTCTACAACGAGCCGAAAATGCCGGGTTTTAGTAGCGTTGGcacatttaaaatttttatcggtAATTTAGCCGACAAAACATCAAATGCCGATATTAAACcactatttgaaaaatatggaaAGGTTGTAGAATGTGATGTGGTCAAAAATTACGGATTTGTG caTATGGAGAATGAAGAAGCAGGGAGAAATGCGATACAAAATTTGAATGGACATATAGTTCATGGACAGCCGATCAAATGTGAGGCTGCAAAGAGTCGTAAGGGACCTAATACTCCTACAACCAAAATATTTGTTGGCAATCTCACAGATAATACGAAAGCGCCTCAAGTGCGCGAGCTGTTTGCCAAGTATGGTACCGTTGTAGAATGCGATATCGTGAGAAATTACGGATTCGTCCATCTAGAAGCAACAGGTGATGTCAACGATGCCATCAAGGAACTCAATGGACAAATGGTGGATGGTCAACCGATGAAGGTTCAAATTTCTACAAGCAGAGTACGACAAAGGCCAGGAATGGGGGATCCTGAACAGTGCTATCGATGCGGTCGCGGCGGCCATTGGTCCAAGGAATGCCCAAAAGGAGGAATGGGAGGAGGACCGGATAGAAATGGATACAGAGACCGAATGTTTGGACGCGACCCGTATCCTccaccgccgccaccaccgTTCCTTCGGGATCGGTTAATGGGTGGTGGCCGCTTTGGA GATTACGAAAGCTACTATGACAGGAGAGGCTTCGAGGACACCAGGGATCTCTACGAGAGGCGGTTTACGGGTATGACAGGGCCCTGTGACATGGGAAGTTCCATGTGCGGGCTTGACTTTCCACCAATGACAATGCCACCTCTACCCCCAAGACGAGACCCAATGCCTCCTATGCCTCCTCTAGGTATGGGATCCATGCGCGACACTGGCTTCTCCCGTGGTAACGAGTATGGCATGTTCAGCCGCCGATCACCCCCTCCAAGTGGCAACAATGGCCGGTTCAG TAGAGGCATGTACGAGGACTTCAGCCGAGATTCATTTGAAGAGCGTAG ATTCATTTTGGTTACCAGACCGGGATTACGAGGGCCATCGCCGTCGCGCCGGTTCGCACCATACTAA
- the LOC100648185 gene encoding RNA-binding protein lark isoform X8: MLKETPRSFSLPSLFRSAIFYVGKRVVCRCVLSDCFTEILTWFYNEPKMPGFSSVGTFKIFIGNLADKTSNADIKPLFEKYGKVVECDVVKNYGFVHMENEEAGRNAIQNLNGHIVHGQPIKCEAAKSRKGPNTPTTKIFVGNLTDNTKAPQVRELFAKYGTVVECDIVRNYGFVHLEATGDVNDAIKELNGQMVDGQPMKVQISTSRVRQRPGMGDPEQCYRCGRGGHWSKECPKGGMGGGPDRNGYRDRMFGRDPYPPPPPPPFLRDRLMGGGRFGDYESYYDRRGFEDTRDLYERRFTGMGSMRDTGFSRGNEYGMFSRRSPPPSGNNGRFRPGLRGPSPSRRFAPY, translated from the exons ATGTTGAAAGAGACGCCGCGCAGCTTTTCACTTCCCAGTCTGTTTCGATCCGCCATTTTTTACGTAGGAAAGCGTGTGGTTTGCCGTTGTGTTTTATCGGATTGTTTTACGGAAATACTGACTTG GTTCTACAACGAGCCGAAAATGCCGGGTTTTAGTAGCGTTGGcacatttaaaatttttatcggtAATTTAGCCGACAAAACATCAAATGCCGATATTAAACcactatttgaaaaatatggaaAGGTTGTAGAATGTGATGTGGTCAAAAATTACGGATTTGTG caTATGGAGAATGAAGAAGCAGGGAGAAATGCGATACAAAATTTGAATGGACATATAGTTCATGGACAGCCGATCAAATGTGAGGCTGCAAAGAGTCGTAAGGGACCTAATACTCCTACAACCAAAATATTTGTTGGCAATCTCACAGATAATACGAAAGCGCCTCAAGTGCGCGAGCTGTTTGCCAAGTATGGTACCGTTGTAGAATGCGATATCGTGAGAAATTACGGATTCGTCCATCTAGAAGCAACAGGTGATGTCAACGATGCCATCAAGGAACTCAATGGACAAATGGTGGATGGTCAACCGATGAAGGTTCAAATTTCTACAAGCAGAGTACGACAAAGGCCAGGAATGGGGGATCCTGAACAGTGCTATCGATGCGGTCGCGGCGGCCATTGGTCCAAGGAATGCCCAAAAGGAGGAATGGGAGGAGGACCGGATAGAAATGGATACAGAGACCGAATGTTTGGACGCGACCCGTATCCTccaccgccgccaccaccgTTCCTTCGGGATCGGTTAATGGGTGGTGGCCGCTTTGGA GATTACGAAAGCTACTATGACAGGAGAGGCTTCGAGGACACCAGGGATCTCTACGAGAGGCGGTTTACGG GTATGGGATCCATGCGCGACACTGGCTTCTCCCGTGGTAACGAGTATGGCATGTTCAGCCGCCGATCACCCCCTCCAAGTGGCAACAATGGCCGGTTCAG ACCGGGATTACGAGGGCCATCGCCGTCGCGCCGGTTCGCACCATACTAA
- the LOC100648185 gene encoding RNA-binding protein lark isoform X6, whose protein sequence is MPGFSSVGTFKIFIGNLADKTSNADIKPLFEKYGKVVECDVVKNYGFVHMENEEAGRNAIQNLNGHIVHGQPIKCEAAKSRKGPNTPTTKIFVGNLTDNTKAPQVRELFAKYGTVVECDIVRNYGFVHLEATGDVNDAIKELNGQMVDGQPMKVQISTSRVRQRPGMGDPEQCYRCGRGGHWSKECPKGGMGGGPDRNGYRDRMFGRDPYPPPPPPPFLRDRLMGGGRFGDYESYYDRRGFEDTRDLYERRFTGMTGPCDMGSSMCGLDFPPMTMPPLPPRRDPMPPMPPLGMGSMRDTGFSRGNEYGMFSRRSPPPSGNNGRFSRGMYEDFSRDSFEERRFILVTRPGLRGPSPSRRFAPY, encoded by the exons ATGCCGGGTTTTAGTAGCGTTGGcacatttaaaatttttatcggtAATTTAGCCGACAAAACATCAAATGCCGATATTAAACcactatttgaaaaatatggaaAGGTTGTAGAATGTGATGTGGTCAAAAATTACGGATTTGTG caTATGGAGAATGAAGAAGCAGGGAGAAATGCGATACAAAATTTGAATGGACATATAGTTCATGGACAGCCGATCAAATGTGAGGCTGCAAAGAGTCGTAAGGGACCTAATACTCCTACAACCAAAATATTTGTTGGCAATCTCACAGATAATACGAAAGCGCCTCAAGTGCGCGAGCTGTTTGCCAAGTATGGTACCGTTGTAGAATGCGATATCGTGAGAAATTACGGATTCGTCCATCTAGAAGCAACAGGTGATGTCAACGATGCCATCAAGGAACTCAATGGACAAATGGTGGATGGTCAACCGATGAAGGTTCAAATTTCTACAAGCAGAGTACGACAAAGGCCAGGAATGGGGGATCCTGAACAGTGCTATCGATGCGGTCGCGGCGGCCATTGGTCCAAGGAATGCCCAAAAGGAGGAATGGGAGGAGGACCGGATAGAAATGGATACAGAGACCGAATGTTTGGACGCGACCCGTATCCTccaccgccgccaccaccgTTCCTTCGGGATCGGTTAATGGGTGGTGGCCGCTTTGGA GATTACGAAAGCTACTATGACAGGAGAGGCTTCGAGGACACCAGGGATCTCTACGAGAGGCGGTTTACGGGTATGACAGGGCCCTGTGACATGGGAAGTTCCATGTGCGGGCTTGACTTTCCACCAATGACAATGCCACCTCTACCCCCAAGACGAGACCCAATGCCTCCTATGCCTCCTCTAGGTATGGGATCCATGCGCGACACTGGCTTCTCCCGTGGTAACGAGTATGGCATGTTCAGCCGCCGATCACCCCCTCCAAGTGGCAACAATGGCCGGTTCAG TAGAGGCATGTACGAGGACTTCAGCCGAGATTCATTTGAAGAGCGTAG ATTCATTTTGGTTACCAGACCGGGATTACGAGGGCCATCGCCGTCGCGCCGGTTCGCACCATACTAA
- the LOC100648185 gene encoding RNA-binding protein lark isoform X5, whose product MLKETPRSFSLPSLFRSAIFYVGKRVVCRCVLSDCFTEILTWFYNEPKMPGFSSVGTFKIFIGNLADKTSNADIKPLFEKYGKVVECDVVKNYGFVHMENEEAGRNAIQNLNGHIVHGQPIKCEAAKSRKGPNTPTTKIFVGNLTDNTKAPQVRELFAKYGTVVECDIVRNYGFVHLEATGDVNDAIKELNGQMVDGQPMKVQISTSRVRQRPGMGDPEQCYRCGRGGHWSKECPKGGMGGGPDRNGYRDRMFGRDPYPPPPPPPFLRDRLMGGGRFGDYESYYDRRGFEDTRDLYERRFTGMGSMRDTGFSRGNEYGMFSRRSPPPSGNNGRFSRGMYEDFSRDSFEERRFILVTRPGLRGPSPSRRFAPY is encoded by the exons ATGTTGAAAGAGACGCCGCGCAGCTTTTCACTTCCCAGTCTGTTTCGATCCGCCATTTTTTACGTAGGAAAGCGTGTGGTTTGCCGTTGTGTTTTATCGGATTGTTTTACGGAAATACTGACTTG GTTCTACAACGAGCCGAAAATGCCGGGTTTTAGTAGCGTTGGcacatttaaaatttttatcggtAATTTAGCCGACAAAACATCAAATGCCGATATTAAACcactatttgaaaaatatggaaAGGTTGTAGAATGTGATGTGGTCAAAAATTACGGATTTGTG caTATGGAGAATGAAGAAGCAGGGAGAAATGCGATACAAAATTTGAATGGACATATAGTTCATGGACAGCCGATCAAATGTGAGGCTGCAAAGAGTCGTAAGGGACCTAATACTCCTACAACCAAAATATTTGTTGGCAATCTCACAGATAATACGAAAGCGCCTCAAGTGCGCGAGCTGTTTGCCAAGTATGGTACCGTTGTAGAATGCGATATCGTGAGAAATTACGGATTCGTCCATCTAGAAGCAACAGGTGATGTCAACGATGCCATCAAGGAACTCAATGGACAAATGGTGGATGGTCAACCGATGAAGGTTCAAATTTCTACAAGCAGAGTACGACAAAGGCCAGGAATGGGGGATCCTGAACAGTGCTATCGATGCGGTCGCGGCGGCCATTGGTCCAAGGAATGCCCAAAAGGAGGAATGGGAGGAGGACCGGATAGAAATGGATACAGAGACCGAATGTTTGGACGCGACCCGTATCCTccaccgccgccaccaccgTTCCTTCGGGATCGGTTAATGGGTGGTGGCCGCTTTGGA GATTACGAAAGCTACTATGACAGGAGAGGCTTCGAGGACACCAGGGATCTCTACGAGAGGCGGTTTACGG GTATGGGATCCATGCGCGACACTGGCTTCTCCCGTGGTAACGAGTATGGCATGTTCAGCCGCCGATCACCCCCTCCAAGTGGCAACAATGGCCGGTTCAG TAGAGGCATGTACGAGGACTTCAGCCGAGATTCATTTGAAGAGCGTAG ATTCATTTTGGTTACCAGACCGGGATTACGAGGGCCATCGCCGTCGCGCCGGTTCGCACCATACTAA
- the LOC100648185 gene encoding RNA-binding protein lark isoform X7, whose product MLKETPRSFSLPSLFRSAIFYVGKRVVCRCVLSDCFTEILTWFYNEPKMPGFSSVGTFKIFIGNLADKTSNADIKPLFEKYGKVVECDVVKNYGFVHMENEEAGRNAIQNLNGHIVHGQPIKCEAAKSRKGPNTPTTKIFVGNLTDNTKAPQVRELFAKYGTVVECDIVRNYGFVHLEATGDVNDAIKELNGQMVDGQPMKVQISTSRVRQRPGMGDPEQCYRCGRGGHWSKECPKGGMGGGPDRNGYRDRMFGRDPYPPPPPPPFLRDRLMGGGRFGDYESYYDRRGFEDTRDLYERRFTGMGSMRDTGFSRGNEYGMFSRRSPPPSGNNGRFSAPYYVHHSTGSGAEAWDEETFLRNAN is encoded by the exons ATGTTGAAAGAGACGCCGCGCAGCTTTTCACTTCCCAGTCTGTTTCGATCCGCCATTTTTTACGTAGGAAAGCGTGTGGTTTGCCGTTGTGTTTTATCGGATTGTTTTACGGAAATACTGACTTG GTTCTACAACGAGCCGAAAATGCCGGGTTTTAGTAGCGTTGGcacatttaaaatttttatcggtAATTTAGCCGACAAAACATCAAATGCCGATATTAAACcactatttgaaaaatatggaaAGGTTGTAGAATGTGATGTGGTCAAAAATTACGGATTTGTG caTATGGAGAATGAAGAAGCAGGGAGAAATGCGATACAAAATTTGAATGGACATATAGTTCATGGACAGCCGATCAAATGTGAGGCTGCAAAGAGTCGTAAGGGACCTAATACTCCTACAACCAAAATATTTGTTGGCAATCTCACAGATAATACGAAAGCGCCTCAAGTGCGCGAGCTGTTTGCCAAGTATGGTACCGTTGTAGAATGCGATATCGTGAGAAATTACGGATTCGTCCATCTAGAAGCAACAGGTGATGTCAACGATGCCATCAAGGAACTCAATGGACAAATGGTGGATGGTCAACCGATGAAGGTTCAAATTTCTACAAGCAGAGTACGACAAAGGCCAGGAATGGGGGATCCTGAACAGTGCTATCGATGCGGTCGCGGCGGCCATTGGTCCAAGGAATGCCCAAAAGGAGGAATGGGAGGAGGACCGGATAGAAATGGATACAGAGACCGAATGTTTGGACGCGACCCGTATCCTccaccgccgccaccaccgTTCCTTCGGGATCGGTTAATGGGTGGTGGCCGCTTTGGA GATTACGAAAGCTACTATGACAGGAGAGGCTTCGAGGACACCAGGGATCTCTACGAGAGGCGGTTTACGG GTATGGGATCCATGCGCGACACTGGCTTCTCCCGTGGTAACGAGTATGGCATGTTCAGCCGCCGATCACCCCCTCCAAGTGGCAACAATGGCCGGTTCAG CGCTCCTTATTACGTACATCACTCAACCGGGAGTGGCGCGGAGGCCTGGGATGAAGAAACGTTCCTAAGGAATGCGAACTAG
- the LOC100648185 gene encoding RNA-binding protein lark isoform X3 — MLKETPRSFSLPSLFRSAIFYVGKRVVCRCVLSDCFTEILTWFYNEPKMPGFSSVGTFKIFIGNLADKTSNADIKPLFEKYGKVVECDVVKNYGFVHMENEEAGRNAIQNLNGHIVHGQPIKCEAAKSRKGPNTPTTKIFVGNLTDNTKAPQVRELFAKYGTVVECDIVRNYGFVHLEATGDVNDAIKELNGQMVDGQPMKVQISTSRVRQRPGMGDPEQCYRCGRGGHWSKECPKGGMGGGPDRNGYRDRMFGRDPYPPPPPPPFLRDRLMGGGRFGDYESYYDRRGFEDTRDLYERRFTGMTGPCDMGSSMCGLDFPPMTMPPLPPRRDPMPPMPPLGMGSMRDTGFSRGNEYGMFSRRSPPPSGNNGRFSAPYYVHHSTGSGAEAWDEETFLRNAN; from the exons ATGTTGAAAGAGACGCCGCGCAGCTTTTCACTTCCCAGTCTGTTTCGATCCGCCATTTTTTACGTAGGAAAGCGTGTGGTTTGCCGTTGTGTTTTATCGGATTGTTTTACGGAAATACTGACTTG GTTCTACAACGAGCCGAAAATGCCGGGTTTTAGTAGCGTTGGcacatttaaaatttttatcggtAATTTAGCCGACAAAACATCAAATGCCGATATTAAACcactatttgaaaaatatggaaAGGTTGTAGAATGTGATGTGGTCAAAAATTACGGATTTGTG caTATGGAGAATGAAGAAGCAGGGAGAAATGCGATACAAAATTTGAATGGACATATAGTTCATGGACAGCCGATCAAATGTGAGGCTGCAAAGAGTCGTAAGGGACCTAATACTCCTACAACCAAAATATTTGTTGGCAATCTCACAGATAATACGAAAGCGCCTCAAGTGCGCGAGCTGTTTGCCAAGTATGGTACCGTTGTAGAATGCGATATCGTGAGAAATTACGGATTCGTCCATCTAGAAGCAACAGGTGATGTCAACGATGCCATCAAGGAACTCAATGGACAAATGGTGGATGGTCAACCGATGAAGGTTCAAATTTCTACAAGCAGAGTACGACAAAGGCCAGGAATGGGGGATCCTGAACAGTGCTATCGATGCGGTCGCGGCGGCCATTGGTCCAAGGAATGCCCAAAAGGAGGAATGGGAGGAGGACCGGATAGAAATGGATACAGAGACCGAATGTTTGGACGCGACCCGTATCCTccaccgccgccaccaccgTTCCTTCGGGATCGGTTAATGGGTGGTGGCCGCTTTGGA GATTACGAAAGCTACTATGACAGGAGAGGCTTCGAGGACACCAGGGATCTCTACGAGAGGCGGTTTACGGGTATGACAGGGCCCTGTGACATGGGAAGTTCCATGTGCGGGCTTGACTTTCCACCAATGACAATGCCACCTCTACCCCCAAGACGAGACCCAATGCCTCCTATGCCTCCTCTAGGTATGGGATCCATGCGCGACACTGGCTTCTCCCGTGGTAACGAGTATGGCATGTTCAGCCGCCGATCACCCCCTCCAAGTGGCAACAATGGCCGGTTCAG CGCTCCTTATTACGTACATCACTCAACCGGGAGTGGCGCGGAGGCCTGGGATGAAGAAACGTTCCTAAGGAATGCGAACTAG